A genomic window from Hippocampus zosterae strain Florida chromosome 13, ASM2543408v3, whole genome shotgun sequence includes:
- the rbm47 gene encoding RNA-binding protein 47 isoform X4 — translation MTAEDPASSSTMSNNTSPSKLCKSAGAPHHALLGQINIPEGVAGTPNEAALVALMERTGYGMVQENGQRKYGPPPGWNGPSPPRGCEIFVGKIPRDVYEDELVPVFESVGRIYEMRLMMDFDGKNRGYAFVMYTEKHEAKRAVRELNNYEVRPGRLLGVCSSVDNCRLFIGGIPKTKKREEILEEVSKVTEGVLDVIVYASAADKMKNRGFAFVEYESHRAAAMARRKLMPGRIQLWGHQIAVDWAEPEIDVDEDVMETVKILYVRNLMMETSEETIKQVFSQWNPGCVERVKKIRDYAFVHFTSRDDAVLAMDHLNGTEVEGSCIEVTLAKPVDKEQYSRQKASKGVSATPEAPQQNYVYQCDPYTLAYYGYPYNPLIGPNRDYFVKGTVRGRGRAATGNRTPGPRGSYLGGYSAGRGIYSRYHEGKTKLPEKSYELMPSLELAASVNPVAIKPGTMALPTLAGQYPVFSAAPAAKLMEEGKVHAVEHLINPLAMQHPEHTSAPAAAATVLPVSTPPPFQGRPITPIYAMAHNVPRIQAAGGLYSAGYVPFTNYAANTAALAALQKNAAVAAAAYGGYAGYAVPQAFPATAFQLPIHDVYQY, via the exons ATGACAGCCGAAGATCCTGCTTCCTCTTCAACCATGAGCAACAATACTTCCCCCTCCAAGCTTTGCAAATCCGCCGGTGCCCCCCACCACGCTCTCCTCGGACAGATCAACATTCCGGAGGGTGTCGCAGGGACTCCCAATGAGGCTGCACTGGTGGCTTTGATGGAGCGCACTGGCTACGGTATGGTCCAGGAAAATGGCCAACGCAAATACGGGCCCCCTCCCGGTTGGAACGGCCCGTCTCCACCAAGAGGATGTGAAATTTTCGTGGGGAAGATCCCAAGAGATGTTTATGAGGATGAGCTCGTTCCCGTGTTCGAGTCTGTGGGACGCATCTATGAGATGCGCCTGATGATGGACTTTGATGGGAAGAATCGGGGCTACGCTTTTGTGATGTACACTGAAAAACACGAAGCCAAACGGGCTGTGCGGGAGCTCAACAACTACGAGGTGCGGCCCGGACGGCTCCTCGGGGTCTGCTCCTCTGTAGACAACTGCCGTCTTTTCATTGGCGGTATCCCCAAGACCAAAAAGCGTGAGGAGATTCTGGAGGAGGTCTCCAAGGTGACCGAGGGCGTGCTAGATGTGATTGTTTACGCCAGCGCTGCAGACAAGATGAAGAACCGTGGCTTTGCCTTTGTAGAATACGAGTCGCACCGTGCGGCCGCCATGGCCCGTAGGAAACTGATGCCTGGACGCATTCAGCTGTGGGGTCATCAGATTGCGGTGGACTGGGCAGAGCCAGAAATTGATGTGGATGAAGATGTCATGGAGACTGTGAAAATACTCTACGTCAGGAATCTTATGATGGAGACCAGCGAGGAAACAATTAAACAG GTGTTTAGTCAGTGGAACCCAGGTTGTGTAGAGCGAGTGAAGAAAATCCGTGACTACGCCTTTGTTCACTTCACATCCCGCGATGATGCCGTGTTGGCCATGGACCACCTGAATGGAACTGAGGTGGAGGGCTCCTGCATTGAGGTCACACTCGCCAAGCCAGTTGACAAAGAGCAGTACTCTCGCCAAAAGGCATCAAAGGGAGTTTCTGCTACTCCGGAAGCTCCACAGCAAAACTACGTCTACCAGTGTGACCCTTACACATTGGCCTACTATGGTTATCCCTACAACCCACTCATCGGACCGAACAGGGACTACTTTGTGAAAG GTACTGTGCGAGGTCGTGGTCGCGCCGCCACGGGTAACCGTACCCCCGGTCCTCGGGGTTCATACCTGGGGGGTTACTCTGCCGGTCGTGGCATCTACAGCCGCTACCATGAGGGTAAGACCAAGCTGCCCGAAAAGTCCTATGAACTGATGCCCAGTCTGGAGCTTGCTGCCTCCGTCAACCCAGTTGCCATCAAACCAGGCACAA TGGCATTGCCAACTCTGGCCGGGCAGTACCCAGTGTTCAGTGCGGCCCCCGCGGCCAAGCTGATGGAGGAGGGCAAGGTGCACGCAGTGGAGCACCTTATTAACCCTCTGGCCATGCAACACCCTGAACACACCTCGGctcctgccgccgccgccacagTTCTGCCGGTCTCCACTCCTCCACCTTTTCAG GGTCGTCCGATCACTCCCATCTATGCCATGGCACATAATGTCCCGCGCATCCAAGCAGCTGGCGGCCTGTACAGCGCCGGATATGTGCCATTCACAAACTATGCGGCCAACACAGCTGCCCTGGCTGCCCTGCAGAAGAATGCGGCCGTTGCGGCCGCAGCATACGGAGGCTACGCCGGCTACGCCGTGCCGCAGGCCTTCCCGGCCACGGCCTTTCAGCTGCCCATCCACGACGTCTACCAGTATTGA
- the rbm47 gene encoding RNA-binding protein 47 isoform X8 — MTAEDPASSSTMSNNTSPSKLCKSAGAPHHALLGQINIPEGVAGTPNEAALVALMERTGYGMVQENGQRKYGPPPGWNGPSPPRGCEIFVGKIPRDVYEDELVPVFESVGRIYEMRLMMDFDGKNRGYAFVMYTEKHEAKRAVRELNNYEVRPGRLLGVCSSVDNCRLFIGGIPKTKKREEILEEVSKVTEGVLDVIVYASAADKMKNRGFAFVEYESHRAAAMARRKLMPGRIQLWGHQIAVDWAEPEIDVDEDVMETVKILYVRNLMMETSEETIKQVFSQWNPGCVERVKKIRDYAFVHFTSRDDAVLAMDHLNGTEVEGSCIEVTLAKPVDKEQYSRQKASKGVSATPEAPQQNYVYQCDPYTLAYYGYPYNPLIGPNRDYFVKGTVRGRGRAATGNRTPGPRGSYLGGYSAGRGIYSRYHEVALPTLAGQYPVFSAAPAAKLMEEGKVHAVEHLINPLAMQHPEHTSAPAAAATVLPVSTPPPFQGRPITPIYAMAHNVPRIQAAGGLYSAGYVPFTNYAANTAALAALQKNAAVAAAAYGGYAGYAVPQAFPATAFQLPIHDVYQY; from the exons ATGACAGCCGAAGATCCTGCTTCCTCTTCAACCATGAGCAACAATACTTCCCCCTCCAAGCTTTGCAAATCCGCCGGTGCCCCCCACCACGCTCTCCTCGGACAGATCAACATTCCGGAGGGTGTCGCAGGGACTCCCAATGAGGCTGCACTGGTGGCTTTGATGGAGCGCACTGGCTACGGTATGGTCCAGGAAAATGGCCAACGCAAATACGGGCCCCCTCCCGGTTGGAACGGCCCGTCTCCACCAAGAGGATGTGAAATTTTCGTGGGGAAGATCCCAAGAGATGTTTATGAGGATGAGCTCGTTCCCGTGTTCGAGTCTGTGGGACGCATCTATGAGATGCGCCTGATGATGGACTTTGATGGGAAGAATCGGGGCTACGCTTTTGTGATGTACACTGAAAAACACGAAGCCAAACGGGCTGTGCGGGAGCTCAACAACTACGAGGTGCGGCCCGGACGGCTCCTCGGGGTCTGCTCCTCTGTAGACAACTGCCGTCTTTTCATTGGCGGTATCCCCAAGACCAAAAAGCGTGAGGAGATTCTGGAGGAGGTCTCCAAGGTGACCGAGGGCGTGCTAGATGTGATTGTTTACGCCAGCGCTGCAGACAAGATGAAGAACCGTGGCTTTGCCTTTGTAGAATACGAGTCGCACCGTGCGGCCGCCATGGCCCGTAGGAAACTGATGCCTGGACGCATTCAGCTGTGGGGTCATCAGATTGCGGTGGACTGGGCAGAGCCAGAAATTGATGTGGATGAAGATGTCATGGAGACTGTGAAAATACTCTACGTCAGGAATCTTATGATGGAGACCAGCGAGGAAACAATTAAACAG GTGTTTAGTCAGTGGAACCCAGGTTGTGTAGAGCGAGTGAAGAAAATCCGTGACTACGCCTTTGTTCACTTCACATCCCGCGATGATGCCGTGTTGGCCATGGACCACCTGAATGGAACTGAGGTGGAGGGCTCCTGCATTGAGGTCACACTCGCCAAGCCAGTTGACAAAGAGCAGTACTCTCGCCAAAAGGCATCAAAGGGAGTTTCTGCTACTCCGGAAGCTCCACAGCAAAACTACGTCTACCAGTGTGACCCTTACACATTGGCCTACTATGGTTATCCCTACAACCCACTCATCGGACCGAACAGGGACTACTTTGTGAAAG GTACTGTGCGAGGTCGTGGTCGCGCCGCCACGGGTAACCGTACCCCCGGTCCTCGGGGTTCATACCTGGGGGGTTACTCTGCCGGTCGTGGCATCTACAGCCGCTACCATGAGG TGGCATTGCCAACTCTGGCCGGGCAGTACCCAGTGTTCAGTGCGGCCCCCGCGGCCAAGCTGATGGAGGAGGGCAAGGTGCACGCAGTGGAGCACCTTATTAACCCTCTGGCCATGCAACACCCTGAACACACCTCGGctcctgccgccgccgccacagTTCTGCCGGTCTCCACTCCTCCACCTTTTCAG GGTCGTCCGATCACTCCCATCTATGCCATGGCACATAATGTCCCGCGCATCCAAGCAGCTGGCGGCCTGTACAGCGCCGGATATGTGCCATTCACAAACTATGCGGCCAACACAGCTGCCCTGGCTGCCCTGCAGAAGAATGCGGCCGTTGCGGCCGCAGCATACGGAGGCTACGCCGGCTACGCCGTGCCGCAGGCCTTCCCGGCCACGGCCTTTCAGCTGCCCATCCACGACGTCTACCAGTATTGA
- the rbm47 gene encoding RNA-binding protein 47 isoform X3, which produces MTAEDPASSSTMSNNTSPSKLCKSAGAPHHALLGQINIPEGVAGTPNEAALVALMERTGYGMVQENGQRKYGPPPGWNGPSPPRGCEIFVGKIPRDVYEDELVPVFESVGRIYEMRLMMDFDGKNRGYAFVMYTEKHEAKRAVRELNNYEVRPGRLLGVCSSVDNCRLFIGGIPKTKKREEILEEVSKVTEGVLDVIVYASAADKMKNRGFAFVEYESHRAAAMARRKLMPGRIQLWGHQIAVDWAEPEIDVDEDVMETVKILYVRNLMMETSEETIKQVFSQWNPGCVERVKKIRDYAFVHFTSRDDAVLAMDHLNGTEVEGSCIEVTLAKPVDKEQYSRQKASKGVSATPEAPQQNYVYQCDPYTLAYYGYPYNPLIGPNRDYFVKAGTVRGRGRAATGNRTPGPRGSYLGGYSAGRGIYSRYHEGKTKLPEKSYELMPSLELAASVNPVAIKPGTMALPTLAGQYPVFSAAPAAKLMEEGKVHAVEHLINPLAMQHPEHTSAPAAAATVLPVSTPPPFQGRPITPIYAMAHNVPRIQAAGGLYSAGYVPFTNYAANTAALAALQKNAAVAAAAYGGYAGYAVPQAFPATAFQLPIHDVYQY; this is translated from the exons ATGACAGCCGAAGATCCTGCTTCCTCTTCAACCATGAGCAACAATACTTCCCCCTCCAAGCTTTGCAAATCCGCCGGTGCCCCCCACCACGCTCTCCTCGGACAGATCAACATTCCGGAGGGTGTCGCAGGGACTCCCAATGAGGCTGCACTGGTGGCTTTGATGGAGCGCACTGGCTACGGTATGGTCCAGGAAAATGGCCAACGCAAATACGGGCCCCCTCCCGGTTGGAACGGCCCGTCTCCACCAAGAGGATGTGAAATTTTCGTGGGGAAGATCCCAAGAGATGTTTATGAGGATGAGCTCGTTCCCGTGTTCGAGTCTGTGGGACGCATCTATGAGATGCGCCTGATGATGGACTTTGATGGGAAGAATCGGGGCTACGCTTTTGTGATGTACACTGAAAAACACGAAGCCAAACGGGCTGTGCGGGAGCTCAACAACTACGAGGTGCGGCCCGGACGGCTCCTCGGGGTCTGCTCCTCTGTAGACAACTGCCGTCTTTTCATTGGCGGTATCCCCAAGACCAAAAAGCGTGAGGAGATTCTGGAGGAGGTCTCCAAGGTGACCGAGGGCGTGCTAGATGTGATTGTTTACGCCAGCGCTGCAGACAAGATGAAGAACCGTGGCTTTGCCTTTGTAGAATACGAGTCGCACCGTGCGGCCGCCATGGCCCGTAGGAAACTGATGCCTGGACGCATTCAGCTGTGGGGTCATCAGATTGCGGTGGACTGGGCAGAGCCAGAAATTGATGTGGATGAAGATGTCATGGAGACTGTGAAAATACTCTACGTCAGGAATCTTATGATGGAGACCAGCGAGGAAACAATTAAACAG GTGTTTAGTCAGTGGAACCCAGGTTGTGTAGAGCGAGTGAAGAAAATCCGTGACTACGCCTTTGTTCACTTCACATCCCGCGATGATGCCGTGTTGGCCATGGACCACCTGAATGGAACTGAGGTGGAGGGCTCCTGCATTGAGGTCACACTCGCCAAGCCAGTTGACAAAGAGCAGTACTCTCGCCAAAAGGCATCAAAGGGAGTTTCTGCTACTCCGGAAGCTCCACAGCAAAACTACGTCTACCAGTGTGACCCTTACACATTGGCCTACTATGGTTATCCCTACAACCCACTCATCGGACCGAACAGGGACTACTTTGTGAAAG CAGGTACTGTGCGAGGTCGTGGTCGCGCCGCCACGGGTAACCGTACCCCCGGTCCTCGGGGTTCATACCTGGGGGGTTACTCTGCCGGTCGTGGCATCTACAGCCGCTACCATGAGGGTAAGACCAAGCTGCCCGAAAAGTCCTATGAACTGATGCCCAGTCTGGAGCTTGCTGCCTCCGTCAACCCAGTTGCCATCAAACCAGGCACAA TGGCATTGCCAACTCTGGCCGGGCAGTACCCAGTGTTCAGTGCGGCCCCCGCGGCCAAGCTGATGGAGGAGGGCAAGGTGCACGCAGTGGAGCACCTTATTAACCCTCTGGCCATGCAACACCCTGAACACACCTCGGctcctgccgccgccgccacagTTCTGCCGGTCTCCACTCCTCCACCTTTTCAG GGTCGTCCGATCACTCCCATCTATGCCATGGCACATAATGTCCCGCGCATCCAAGCAGCTGGCGGCCTGTACAGCGCCGGATATGTGCCATTCACAAACTATGCGGCCAACACAGCTGCCCTGGCTGCCCTGCAGAAGAATGCGGCCGTTGCGGCCGCAGCATACGGAGGCTACGCCGGCTACGCCGTGCCGCAGGCCTTCCCGGCCACGGCCTTTCAGCTGCCCATCCACGACGTCTACCAGTATTGA
- the rbm47 gene encoding RNA-binding protein 47 isoform X5: MTAEDPASSSTMSNNTSPSKLCKSAGAPHHALLGQINIPEGVAGTPNEAALVALMERTGYGMVQENGQRKYGPPPGWNGPSPPRGCEIFVGKIPRDVYEDELVPVFESVGRIYEMRLMMDFDGKNRGYAFVMYTEKHEAKRAVRELNNYEVRPGRLLGVCSSVDNCRLFIGGIPKTKKREEILEEVSKVTEGVLDVIVYASAADKMKNRGFAFVEYESHRAAAMARRKLMPGRIQLWGHQIAVDWAEPEIDVDEDVMETVKILYVRNLMMETSEETIKQVFSQWNPGCVERVKKIRDYAFVHFTSRDDAVLAMDHLNGTEVEGSCIEVTLAKPVDKEQYSRQKASKGVSATPEAPQQNYVYQCDPYTLAYYGYPYNPLIGPNRDYFVKGTSLIQNNAGTVRGRGRAATGNRTPGPRGSYLGGYSAGRGIYSRYHEVALPTLAGQYPVFSAAPAAKLMEEGKVHAVEHLINPLAMQHPEHTSAPAAAATVLPVSTPPPFQGRPITPIYAMAHNVPRIQAAGGLYSAGYVPFTNYAANTAALAALQKNAAVAAAAYGGYAGYAVPQAFPATAFQLPIHDVYQY; encoded by the exons ATGACAGCCGAAGATCCTGCTTCCTCTTCAACCATGAGCAACAATACTTCCCCCTCCAAGCTTTGCAAATCCGCCGGTGCCCCCCACCACGCTCTCCTCGGACAGATCAACATTCCGGAGGGTGTCGCAGGGACTCCCAATGAGGCTGCACTGGTGGCTTTGATGGAGCGCACTGGCTACGGTATGGTCCAGGAAAATGGCCAACGCAAATACGGGCCCCCTCCCGGTTGGAACGGCCCGTCTCCACCAAGAGGATGTGAAATTTTCGTGGGGAAGATCCCAAGAGATGTTTATGAGGATGAGCTCGTTCCCGTGTTCGAGTCTGTGGGACGCATCTATGAGATGCGCCTGATGATGGACTTTGATGGGAAGAATCGGGGCTACGCTTTTGTGATGTACACTGAAAAACACGAAGCCAAACGGGCTGTGCGGGAGCTCAACAACTACGAGGTGCGGCCCGGACGGCTCCTCGGGGTCTGCTCCTCTGTAGACAACTGCCGTCTTTTCATTGGCGGTATCCCCAAGACCAAAAAGCGTGAGGAGATTCTGGAGGAGGTCTCCAAGGTGACCGAGGGCGTGCTAGATGTGATTGTTTACGCCAGCGCTGCAGACAAGATGAAGAACCGTGGCTTTGCCTTTGTAGAATACGAGTCGCACCGTGCGGCCGCCATGGCCCGTAGGAAACTGATGCCTGGACGCATTCAGCTGTGGGGTCATCAGATTGCGGTGGACTGGGCAGAGCCAGAAATTGATGTGGATGAAGATGTCATGGAGACTGTGAAAATACTCTACGTCAGGAATCTTATGATGGAGACCAGCGAGGAAACAATTAAACAG GTGTTTAGTCAGTGGAACCCAGGTTGTGTAGAGCGAGTGAAGAAAATCCGTGACTACGCCTTTGTTCACTTCACATCCCGCGATGATGCCGTGTTGGCCATGGACCACCTGAATGGAACTGAGGTGGAGGGCTCCTGCATTGAGGTCACACTCGCCAAGCCAGTTGACAAAGAGCAGTACTCTCGCCAAAAGGCATCAAAGGGAGTTTCTGCTACTCCGGAAGCTCCACAGCAAAACTACGTCTACCAGTGTGACCCTTACACATTGGCCTACTATGGTTATCCCTACAACCCACTCATCGGACCGAACAGGGACTACTTTGTGAAAG GAACCTCATTGATACAGAACAATG CAGGTACTGTGCGAGGTCGTGGTCGCGCCGCCACGGGTAACCGTACCCCCGGTCCTCGGGGTTCATACCTGGGGGGTTACTCTGCCGGTCGTGGCATCTACAGCCGCTACCATGAGG TGGCATTGCCAACTCTGGCCGGGCAGTACCCAGTGTTCAGTGCGGCCCCCGCGGCCAAGCTGATGGAGGAGGGCAAGGTGCACGCAGTGGAGCACCTTATTAACCCTCTGGCCATGCAACACCCTGAACACACCTCGGctcctgccgccgccgccacagTTCTGCCGGTCTCCACTCCTCCACCTTTTCAG GGTCGTCCGATCACTCCCATCTATGCCATGGCACATAATGTCCCGCGCATCCAAGCAGCTGGCGGCCTGTACAGCGCCGGATATGTGCCATTCACAAACTATGCGGCCAACACAGCTGCCCTGGCTGCCCTGCAGAAGAATGCGGCCGTTGCGGCCGCAGCATACGGAGGCTACGCCGGCTACGCCGTGCCGCAGGCCTTCCCGGCCACGGCCTTTCAGCTGCCCATCCACGACGTCTACCAGTATTGA
- the rbm47 gene encoding RNA-binding protein 47 isoform X7, with amino-acid sequence MTAEDPASSSTMSNNTSPSKLCKSAGAPHHALLGQINIPEGVAGTPNEAALVALMERTGYGMVQENGQRKYGPPPGWNGPSPPRGCEIFVGKIPRDVYEDELVPVFESVGRIYEMRLMMDFDGKNRGYAFVMYTEKHEAKRAVRELNNYEVRPGRLLGVCSSVDNCRLFIGGIPKTKKREEILEEVSKVTEGVLDVIVYASAADKMKNRGFAFVEYESHRAAAMARRKLMPGRIQLWGHQIAVDWAEPEIDVDEDVMETVKILYVRNLMMETSEETIKQVFSQWNPGCVERVKKIRDYAFVHFTSRDDAVLAMDHLNGTEVEGSCIEVTLAKPVDKEQYSRQKASKGVSATPEAPQQNYVYQCDPYTLAYYGYPYNPLIGPNRDYFVKAGTVRGRGRAATGNRTPGPRGSYLGGYSAGRGIYSRYHEVALPTLAGQYPVFSAAPAAKLMEEGKVHAVEHLINPLAMQHPEHTSAPAAAATVLPVSTPPPFQGRPITPIYAMAHNVPRIQAAGGLYSAGYVPFTNYAANTAALAALQKNAAVAAAAYGGYAGYAVPQAFPATAFQLPIHDVYQY; translated from the exons ATGACAGCCGAAGATCCTGCTTCCTCTTCAACCATGAGCAACAATACTTCCCCCTCCAAGCTTTGCAAATCCGCCGGTGCCCCCCACCACGCTCTCCTCGGACAGATCAACATTCCGGAGGGTGTCGCAGGGACTCCCAATGAGGCTGCACTGGTGGCTTTGATGGAGCGCACTGGCTACGGTATGGTCCAGGAAAATGGCCAACGCAAATACGGGCCCCCTCCCGGTTGGAACGGCCCGTCTCCACCAAGAGGATGTGAAATTTTCGTGGGGAAGATCCCAAGAGATGTTTATGAGGATGAGCTCGTTCCCGTGTTCGAGTCTGTGGGACGCATCTATGAGATGCGCCTGATGATGGACTTTGATGGGAAGAATCGGGGCTACGCTTTTGTGATGTACACTGAAAAACACGAAGCCAAACGGGCTGTGCGGGAGCTCAACAACTACGAGGTGCGGCCCGGACGGCTCCTCGGGGTCTGCTCCTCTGTAGACAACTGCCGTCTTTTCATTGGCGGTATCCCCAAGACCAAAAAGCGTGAGGAGATTCTGGAGGAGGTCTCCAAGGTGACCGAGGGCGTGCTAGATGTGATTGTTTACGCCAGCGCTGCAGACAAGATGAAGAACCGTGGCTTTGCCTTTGTAGAATACGAGTCGCACCGTGCGGCCGCCATGGCCCGTAGGAAACTGATGCCTGGACGCATTCAGCTGTGGGGTCATCAGATTGCGGTGGACTGGGCAGAGCCAGAAATTGATGTGGATGAAGATGTCATGGAGACTGTGAAAATACTCTACGTCAGGAATCTTATGATGGAGACCAGCGAGGAAACAATTAAACAG GTGTTTAGTCAGTGGAACCCAGGTTGTGTAGAGCGAGTGAAGAAAATCCGTGACTACGCCTTTGTTCACTTCACATCCCGCGATGATGCCGTGTTGGCCATGGACCACCTGAATGGAACTGAGGTGGAGGGCTCCTGCATTGAGGTCACACTCGCCAAGCCAGTTGACAAAGAGCAGTACTCTCGCCAAAAGGCATCAAAGGGAGTTTCTGCTACTCCGGAAGCTCCACAGCAAAACTACGTCTACCAGTGTGACCCTTACACATTGGCCTACTATGGTTATCCCTACAACCCACTCATCGGACCGAACAGGGACTACTTTGTGAAAG CAGGTACTGTGCGAGGTCGTGGTCGCGCCGCCACGGGTAACCGTACCCCCGGTCCTCGGGGTTCATACCTGGGGGGTTACTCTGCCGGTCGTGGCATCTACAGCCGCTACCATGAGG TGGCATTGCCAACTCTGGCCGGGCAGTACCCAGTGTTCAGTGCGGCCCCCGCGGCCAAGCTGATGGAGGAGGGCAAGGTGCACGCAGTGGAGCACCTTATTAACCCTCTGGCCATGCAACACCCTGAACACACCTCGGctcctgccgccgccgccacagTTCTGCCGGTCTCCACTCCTCCACCTTTTCAG GGTCGTCCGATCACTCCCATCTATGCCATGGCACATAATGTCCCGCGCATCCAAGCAGCTGGCGGCCTGTACAGCGCCGGATATGTGCCATTCACAAACTATGCGGCCAACACAGCTGCCCTGGCTGCCCTGCAGAAGAATGCGGCCGTTGCGGCCGCAGCATACGGAGGCTACGCCGGCTACGCCGTGCCGCAGGCCTTCCCGGCCACGGCCTTTCAGCTGCCCATCCACGACGTCTACCAGTATTGA
- the rbm47 gene encoding RNA-binding protein 47 isoform X1 has product MTAEDPASSSTMSNNTSPSKLCKSAGAPHHALLGQINIPEGVAGTPNEAALVALMERTGYGMVQENGQRKYGPPPGWNGPSPPRGCEIFVGKIPRDVYEDELVPVFESVGRIYEMRLMMDFDGKNRGYAFVMYTEKHEAKRAVRELNNYEVRPGRLLGVCSSVDNCRLFIGGIPKTKKREEILEEVSKVTEGVLDVIVYASAADKMKNRGFAFVEYESHRAAAMARRKLMPGRIQLWGHQIAVDWAEPEIDVDEDVMETVKILYVRNLMMETSEETIKQVFSQWNPGCVERVKKIRDYAFVHFTSRDDAVLAMDHLNGTEVEGSCIEVTLAKPVDKEQYSRQKASKGVSATPEAPQQNYVYQCDPYTLAYYGYPYNPLIGPNRDYFVKGTSLIQNNAGTVRGRGRAATGNRTPGPRGSYLGGYSAGRGIYSRYHEGKTKLPEKSYELMPSLELAASVNPVAIKPGTMALPTLAGQYPVFSAAPAAKLMEEGKVHAVEHLINPLAMQHPEHTSAPAAAATVLPVSTPPPFQGRPITPIYAMAHNVPRIQAAGGLYSAGYVPFTNYAANTAALAALQKNAAVAAAAYGGYAGYAVPQAFPATAFQLPIHDVYQY; this is encoded by the exons ATGACAGCCGAAGATCCTGCTTCCTCTTCAACCATGAGCAACAATACTTCCCCCTCCAAGCTTTGCAAATCCGCCGGTGCCCCCCACCACGCTCTCCTCGGACAGATCAACATTCCGGAGGGTGTCGCAGGGACTCCCAATGAGGCTGCACTGGTGGCTTTGATGGAGCGCACTGGCTACGGTATGGTCCAGGAAAATGGCCAACGCAAATACGGGCCCCCTCCCGGTTGGAACGGCCCGTCTCCACCAAGAGGATGTGAAATTTTCGTGGGGAAGATCCCAAGAGATGTTTATGAGGATGAGCTCGTTCCCGTGTTCGAGTCTGTGGGACGCATCTATGAGATGCGCCTGATGATGGACTTTGATGGGAAGAATCGGGGCTACGCTTTTGTGATGTACACTGAAAAACACGAAGCCAAACGGGCTGTGCGGGAGCTCAACAACTACGAGGTGCGGCCCGGACGGCTCCTCGGGGTCTGCTCCTCTGTAGACAACTGCCGTCTTTTCATTGGCGGTATCCCCAAGACCAAAAAGCGTGAGGAGATTCTGGAGGAGGTCTCCAAGGTGACCGAGGGCGTGCTAGATGTGATTGTTTACGCCAGCGCTGCAGACAAGATGAAGAACCGTGGCTTTGCCTTTGTAGAATACGAGTCGCACCGTGCGGCCGCCATGGCCCGTAGGAAACTGATGCCTGGACGCATTCAGCTGTGGGGTCATCAGATTGCGGTGGACTGGGCAGAGCCAGAAATTGATGTGGATGAAGATGTCATGGAGACTGTGAAAATACTCTACGTCAGGAATCTTATGATGGAGACCAGCGAGGAAACAATTAAACAG GTGTTTAGTCAGTGGAACCCAGGTTGTGTAGAGCGAGTGAAGAAAATCCGTGACTACGCCTTTGTTCACTTCACATCCCGCGATGATGCCGTGTTGGCCATGGACCACCTGAATGGAACTGAGGTGGAGGGCTCCTGCATTGAGGTCACACTCGCCAAGCCAGTTGACAAAGAGCAGTACTCTCGCCAAAAGGCATCAAAGGGAGTTTCTGCTACTCCGGAAGCTCCACAGCAAAACTACGTCTACCAGTGTGACCCTTACACATTGGCCTACTATGGTTATCCCTACAACCCACTCATCGGACCGAACAGGGACTACTTTGTGAAAG GAACCTCATTGATACAGAACAATG CAGGTACTGTGCGAGGTCGTGGTCGCGCCGCCACGGGTAACCGTACCCCCGGTCCTCGGGGTTCATACCTGGGGGGTTACTCTGCCGGTCGTGGCATCTACAGCCGCTACCATGAGGGTAAGACCAAGCTGCCCGAAAAGTCCTATGAACTGATGCCCAGTCTGGAGCTTGCTGCCTCCGTCAACCCAGTTGCCATCAAACCAGGCACAA TGGCATTGCCAACTCTGGCCGGGCAGTACCCAGTGTTCAGTGCGGCCCCCGCGGCCAAGCTGATGGAGGAGGGCAAGGTGCACGCAGTGGAGCACCTTATTAACCCTCTGGCCATGCAACACCCTGAACACACCTCGGctcctgccgccgccgccacagTTCTGCCGGTCTCCACTCCTCCACCTTTTCAG GGTCGTCCGATCACTCCCATCTATGCCATGGCACATAATGTCCCGCGCATCCAAGCAGCTGGCGGCCTGTACAGCGCCGGATATGTGCCATTCACAAACTATGCGGCCAACACAGCTGCCCTGGCTGCCCTGCAGAAGAATGCGGCCGTTGCGGCCGCAGCATACGGAGGCTACGCCGGCTACGCCGTGCCGCAGGCCTTCCCGGCCACGGCCTTTCAGCTGCCCATCCACGACGTCTACCAGTATTGA